The Apostichopus japonicus isolate 1M-3 chromosome 6, ASM3797524v1, whole genome shotgun sequence genome contains a region encoding:
- the LOC139969185 gene encoding uncharacterized protein isoform X2 — MEGEPASPRSKLLEQIYVRGSDTVIRISDDAVIVKTTREGGIRLPDDLEHPKDAATPVVQATSEDTTSHDAITGEGASGYTASSSDRLVTEHELNTLAFNIRDDWKTFALCYLNLPATDVERSIRDNSTNEDQVFSVLLLWRSREGKHATVENLIGNLSKAVDMEKWEFLIKNDPLSEECSETGGKDITKIETGPTSGFDSEGEDDLPPISLVSSVKEEDVTHGGGTPLDENEPIVKKETENVYEIRNERRREQDGTLEDIERLSAVYTGFAEENKDQLTSIGIAMGDTLQKILRLDHENKKLKTEMAQLREEKELAEALLASSQQDERPPPKRQDQSEKQTNPKKYSEEAFLKQRNNYLKLKRHLKEAIEANREWDSFSRKKRDDHNKEMNEKNAIIKSLEERLEIAESSSSDQNRQMDSILNATESQVTDMQTELVRLRTERSELKERLRRLIEEKRQVEKLSKDLLKQNALSGGKTEKKWRRTENVVQSADVNLHEGSVAPMETFQETIKLAQQAKAPPNDGYHARRIRSEKMAKKAASKPAQAQPDNTPEDDILFLKEQVLQYRKDFEKERKDREKAAGELESLRRELEDTRLMLDLQRDEYKDRKTGGTTKYGGAQPEQYKKKKTGFPYMDPDEVEGYYKNSGKKDDYWSDGRDEVDGGSSMWRY; from the exons ATGGAAGGTGAGCCAGCTTCACCACGATCTAAGTTACTGGAACAAATCTACGTACGAGGAAGTGATACCGTAATTCGAATATCCGACGATGCTGTCATAGTCAAGACTACGAGAGAGGGAGGCATTAGATTGCCTGACGATTTGGAGCACCCAAAAGACGCGGCGACTCCGGTCGTTCAAGCTACGTCAGAAGATACCACGAGTCATGACGCGATTACTGGTGAAGGAGCAAGCGGCTACACGGCGTCGTCCTCAG ACCGGCTTGTTACGGAGCATGAATTAAACACTCTCGCTTTCAATATCCGAGATGATTGGAAGACTTTTGCGTTGTGTTATCTCAATTTACCAGCGACTGATGTTGAACGTAGCATCCGTGACAATTCTACGAACGAAGACCAAGTATTTTCCGTTCTCCTTCTCTGGCGGTCTCGCGAGGGCAAACATGCAACCGTGGAAAATCTGATAGGGAATTTGAGCAAAGCCGTTGACATGGAAAAATGGGAATTTCTGATAAAGAACGATCCATTAAGCGAAGAATGCTCGG AAACTGGAGGAAAAGATATTACGAAGATAGAGACTGGTCCAACATCGGGATTCGACTCTGAAGGTGAAGACGATTTACCTCCGATTTCCTTGGTCAGTAGCGTTAAAGAAGAGGACGTTACTCATGGAGGAGGAACACCATTGGATGAAAACGAACCAATCGTAAAGAAGGAAACCGAGAATGTATAT GAGATACGGAATGAGAGACGACGTGAACAGGATGGCACATTGGAAGATATCGAGAGATTGTCAGCGGTATATACCGGATTTGCAGAGGAGAATAAAGACCAATTAACATCTATTGGTATTGCAATGGGAGACACTCTGCAGAAGATTCTTAGACTTGATCACGAGAACAAGAAACTGAAG ACTGAAATGGCGCAACTGAGAGAGGAAAA GGAACTGGCTGAGGCATTGCTTGCTTCTTCCCAACAAGACGAACGACCACCACCAAAACGCCAAGATCAATCG GAGAAGCAAACCAACCCCAAGAAGTACTCCGAAGAGGCCTTTCTGAAGCAGCGGAATAATTACCTTAAGCTCAAACGTCATCTTAAGGAG GCCATAGAGGCAAACCGCGAATGGGACTCATTCAGTCGCAAAAAGCGAGATGATCAcaataaagaaatgaatgaaaagaacGCGATCATTAAAAGTTTGGAAGAAAGACTCGAAATTGCGGAATCGTCATCTTCAGATCAGAACAGGCAGATGGACTCTATCCTGAATGCTACGGAAAGTCAAGTTACAGATATGCAG ACGGAGCTGGTTAGGCTTAGAACTGAGAGGTCTGAGCTAAAGGAAAGGCTCAGAAGACTGATCGAGGAGAAGAGGCAGGTGGAAAAACTCTCCAAAGACTTGCTCAAGCAGAATGCGCTCTCTGGCGGAAAGACGGAAAAGAAGTGG AGGCGTACGGAAAACGTTGTTCAATCTGCTGACGTGAACTTGCACGAGGGATCCGTAGCACCGATGGAAACTTTTCAAGAAACTATCAAGTTGGCTCAACAGGCAAAAGCCCCACCAAACGATGGCTACCATGCTCGCAGAATCCGTTCAGAAAAGATGGCTAAGAAAGCAGCATCCAAACCAGCCCAAGCTCAACCAGACAACACCCCAGAGGATGATATCTTGTTTCTGAAAGAGCAG GTATTGCAGTACCGCAAGGATTTCGAAAAAGAACGCAAAGATAGggaaaaagcagcgggagagcTTGAATCCCTTCGAAGAGAGTTGGAAGATACGAGATTGATGCTGGATTTGCAAAGAGACGAG TACAAAGATAGAAAGACGGGTGGAACGACCAAATATGGAGGCGCTCAACCGGAACAATACAAGAAAAAGAAGACCGGATTCCCTTACATGGACCCAGATGAAGTAGAAGGTTATTATAAG AATAGTGGAAAGAAAGATGACTATTGGTCAGATGGGCGTGATGAGGTTGACGGAGGTTCGTCGATGTGGCGTTACTAA
- the LOC139969185 gene encoding uncharacterized protein isoform X3: MEGEPASPRSKLLEQIYVRGSDTVIRISDDAVIVKTTREGGIRLPDDLEHPKDAATPVVQATSEDTTSHDAITGEGASGYTASSSDRLVTEHELNTLAFNIRDDWKTFALCYLNLPATDVERSIRDNSTNEDQVFSVLLLWRSREGKHATVENLIGNLSKAVDMEKWEFLIKNDPLSEECSETGGKDITKIETGPTSGFDSEGEDDLPPISLVSSVKEEDVTHGGGTPLDENEPIVKKETENVYEIRNERRREQDGTLEDIERLSAVYTGFAEENKDQLTSIGIAMGDTLQKILRLDHENKKLKTEMAQLREEKELAEALLASSQQDERPPPKRQDQSEKQTNPKKYSEEAFLKQRNNYLKLKRHLKEAIEANREWDSFSRKKRDDHNKEMNEKNAIIKSLEERLEIAESSSSDQNRQMDSILNATESQVTDMQTELVRLRTERSELKERLRRLIEEKRQVEKLSKDLLKQNALSGGKTEKKWEQRRTENVVQSADVNLHEGSVAPMETFQETIKLAQQAKAPPNDGYHARRIRSEKMAKKAASKPAQAQPDNTPEDDILFLKEQVLQYRKDFEKERKDREKAAGELESLRRELEDTRLMLDLQRDEYKDRKTGGTTKYGGAQPEQYKKKKTGFPYMDPDEVEGYYKNSGLKGVKTRAKRNV; encoded by the exons ATGGAAGGTGAGCCAGCTTCACCACGATCTAAGTTACTGGAACAAATCTACGTACGAGGAAGTGATACCGTAATTCGAATATCCGACGATGCTGTCATAGTCAAGACTACGAGAGAGGGAGGCATTAGATTGCCTGACGATTTGGAGCACCCAAAAGACGCGGCGACTCCGGTCGTTCAAGCTACGTCAGAAGATACCACGAGTCATGACGCGATTACTGGTGAAGGAGCAAGCGGCTACACGGCGTCGTCCTCAG ACCGGCTTGTTACGGAGCATGAATTAAACACTCTCGCTTTCAATATCCGAGATGATTGGAAGACTTTTGCGTTGTGTTATCTCAATTTACCAGCGACTGATGTTGAACGTAGCATCCGTGACAATTCTACGAACGAAGACCAAGTATTTTCCGTTCTCCTTCTCTGGCGGTCTCGCGAGGGCAAACATGCAACCGTGGAAAATCTGATAGGGAATTTGAGCAAAGCCGTTGACATGGAAAAATGGGAATTTCTGATAAAGAACGATCCATTAAGCGAAGAATGCTCGG AAACTGGAGGAAAAGATATTACGAAGATAGAGACTGGTCCAACATCGGGATTCGACTCTGAAGGTGAAGACGATTTACCTCCGATTTCCTTGGTCAGTAGCGTTAAAGAAGAGGACGTTACTCATGGAGGAGGAACACCATTGGATGAAAACGAACCAATCGTAAAGAAGGAAACCGAGAATGTATAT GAGATACGGAATGAGAGACGACGTGAACAGGATGGCACATTGGAAGATATCGAGAGATTGTCAGCGGTATATACCGGATTTGCAGAGGAGAATAAAGACCAATTAACATCTATTGGTATTGCAATGGGAGACACTCTGCAGAAGATTCTTAGACTTGATCACGAGAACAAGAAACTGAAG ACTGAAATGGCGCAACTGAGAGAGGAAAA GGAACTGGCTGAGGCATTGCTTGCTTCTTCCCAACAAGACGAACGACCACCACCAAAACGCCAAGATCAATCG GAGAAGCAAACCAACCCCAAGAAGTACTCCGAAGAGGCCTTTCTGAAGCAGCGGAATAATTACCTTAAGCTCAAACGTCATCTTAAGGAG GCCATAGAGGCAAACCGCGAATGGGACTCATTCAGTCGCAAAAAGCGAGATGATCAcaataaagaaatgaatgaaaagaacGCGATCATTAAAAGTTTGGAAGAAAGACTCGAAATTGCGGAATCGTCATCTTCAGATCAGAACAGGCAGATGGACTCTATCCTGAATGCTACGGAAAGTCAAGTTACAGATATGCAG ACGGAGCTGGTTAGGCTTAGAACTGAGAGGTCTGAGCTAAAGGAAAGGCTCAGAAGACTGATCGAGGAGAAGAGGCAGGTGGAAAAACTCTCCAAAGACTTGCTCAAGCAGAATGCGCTCTCTGGCGGAAAGACGGAAAAGAAGTGG GAGCAGAGGCGTACGGAAAACGTTGTTCAATCTGCTGACGTGAACTTGCACGAGGGATCCGTAGCACCGATGGAAACTTTTCAAGAAACTATCAAGTTGGCTCAACAGGCAAAAGCCCCACCAAACGATGGCTACCATGCTCGCAGAATCCGTTCAGAAAAGATGGCTAAGAAAGCAGCATCCAAACCAGCCCAAGCTCAACCAGACAACACCCCAGAGGATGATATCTTGTTTCTGAAAGAGCAG GTATTGCAGTACCGCAAGGATTTCGAAAAAGAACGCAAAGATAGggaaaaagcagcgggagagcTTGAATCCCTTCGAAGAGAGTTGGAAGATACGAGATTGATGCTGGATTTGCAAAGAGACGAG TACAAAGATAGAAAGACGGGTGGAACGACCAAATATGGAGGCGCTCAACCGGAACAATACAAGAAAAAGAAGACCGGATTCCCTTACATGGACCCAGATGAAGTAGAAGGTTATTATAAG
- the LOC139969185 gene encoding uncharacterized protein isoform X1, giving the protein MEGEPASPRSKLLEQIYVRGSDTVIRISDDAVIVKTTREGGIRLPDDLEHPKDAATPVVQATSEDTTSHDAITGEGASGYTASSSDRLVTEHELNTLAFNIRDDWKTFALCYLNLPATDVERSIRDNSTNEDQVFSVLLLWRSREGKHATVENLIGNLSKAVDMEKWEFLIKNDPLSEECSETGGKDITKIETGPTSGFDSEGEDDLPPISLVSSVKEEDVTHGGGTPLDENEPIVKKETENVYEIRNERRREQDGTLEDIERLSAVYTGFAEENKDQLTSIGIAMGDTLQKILRLDHENKKLKTEMAQLREEKELAEALLASSQQDERPPPKRQDQSEKQTNPKKYSEEAFLKQRNNYLKLKRHLKEAIEANREWDSFSRKKRDDHNKEMNEKNAIIKSLEERLEIAESSSSDQNRQMDSILNATESQVTDMQTELVRLRTERSELKERLRRLIEEKRQVEKLSKDLLKQNALSGGKTEKKWEQRRTENVVQSADVNLHEGSVAPMETFQETIKLAQQAKAPPNDGYHARRIRSEKMAKKAASKPAQAQPDNTPEDDILFLKEQVLQYRKDFEKERKDREKAAGELESLRRELEDTRLMLDLQRDEYKDRKTGGTTKYGGAQPEQYKKKKTGFPYMDPDEVEGYYKNSGKKDDYWSDGRDEVDGGSSMWRY; this is encoded by the exons ATGGAAGGTGAGCCAGCTTCACCACGATCTAAGTTACTGGAACAAATCTACGTACGAGGAAGTGATACCGTAATTCGAATATCCGACGATGCTGTCATAGTCAAGACTACGAGAGAGGGAGGCATTAGATTGCCTGACGATTTGGAGCACCCAAAAGACGCGGCGACTCCGGTCGTTCAAGCTACGTCAGAAGATACCACGAGTCATGACGCGATTACTGGTGAAGGAGCAAGCGGCTACACGGCGTCGTCCTCAG ACCGGCTTGTTACGGAGCATGAATTAAACACTCTCGCTTTCAATATCCGAGATGATTGGAAGACTTTTGCGTTGTGTTATCTCAATTTACCAGCGACTGATGTTGAACGTAGCATCCGTGACAATTCTACGAACGAAGACCAAGTATTTTCCGTTCTCCTTCTCTGGCGGTCTCGCGAGGGCAAACATGCAACCGTGGAAAATCTGATAGGGAATTTGAGCAAAGCCGTTGACATGGAAAAATGGGAATTTCTGATAAAGAACGATCCATTAAGCGAAGAATGCTCGG AAACTGGAGGAAAAGATATTACGAAGATAGAGACTGGTCCAACATCGGGATTCGACTCTGAAGGTGAAGACGATTTACCTCCGATTTCCTTGGTCAGTAGCGTTAAAGAAGAGGACGTTACTCATGGAGGAGGAACACCATTGGATGAAAACGAACCAATCGTAAAGAAGGAAACCGAGAATGTATAT GAGATACGGAATGAGAGACGACGTGAACAGGATGGCACATTGGAAGATATCGAGAGATTGTCAGCGGTATATACCGGATTTGCAGAGGAGAATAAAGACCAATTAACATCTATTGGTATTGCAATGGGAGACACTCTGCAGAAGATTCTTAGACTTGATCACGAGAACAAGAAACTGAAG ACTGAAATGGCGCAACTGAGAGAGGAAAA GGAACTGGCTGAGGCATTGCTTGCTTCTTCCCAACAAGACGAACGACCACCACCAAAACGCCAAGATCAATCG GAGAAGCAAACCAACCCCAAGAAGTACTCCGAAGAGGCCTTTCTGAAGCAGCGGAATAATTACCTTAAGCTCAAACGTCATCTTAAGGAG GCCATAGAGGCAAACCGCGAATGGGACTCATTCAGTCGCAAAAAGCGAGATGATCAcaataaagaaatgaatgaaaagaacGCGATCATTAAAAGTTTGGAAGAAAGACTCGAAATTGCGGAATCGTCATCTTCAGATCAGAACAGGCAGATGGACTCTATCCTGAATGCTACGGAAAGTCAAGTTACAGATATGCAG ACGGAGCTGGTTAGGCTTAGAACTGAGAGGTCTGAGCTAAAGGAAAGGCTCAGAAGACTGATCGAGGAGAAGAGGCAGGTGGAAAAACTCTCCAAAGACTTGCTCAAGCAGAATGCGCTCTCTGGCGGAAAGACGGAAAAGAAGTGG GAGCAGAGGCGTACGGAAAACGTTGTTCAATCTGCTGACGTGAACTTGCACGAGGGATCCGTAGCACCGATGGAAACTTTTCAAGAAACTATCAAGTTGGCTCAACAGGCAAAAGCCCCACCAAACGATGGCTACCATGCTCGCAGAATCCGTTCAGAAAAGATGGCTAAGAAAGCAGCATCCAAACCAGCCCAAGCTCAACCAGACAACACCCCAGAGGATGATATCTTGTTTCTGAAAGAGCAG GTATTGCAGTACCGCAAGGATTTCGAAAAAGAACGCAAAGATAGggaaaaagcagcgggagagcTTGAATCCCTTCGAAGAGAGTTGGAAGATACGAGATTGATGCTGGATTTGCAAAGAGACGAG TACAAAGATAGAAAGACGGGTGGAACGACCAAATATGGAGGCGCTCAACCGGAACAATACAAGAAAAAGAAGACCGGATTCCCTTACATGGACCCAGATGAAGTAGAAGGTTATTATAAG AATAGTGGAAAGAAAGATGACTATTGGTCAGATGGGCGTGATGAGGTTGACGGAGGTTCGTCGATGTGGCGTTACTAA